In one window of Rhodospirillales bacterium DNA:
- a CDS encoding TonB-dependent receptor: MAWKRAPLISRMAAALLPMLLMLSTADAAQAQADDPEVEIEEVVVVGTRALPRSVEDSPVPVDTIASEDFERQGGSDMSNLIRTLVPSFHVSDNPSRDLAALLRPVQLRGLAPDHTLVLMNNKRRHRGSVIQWISNGASNGSQGPDISAIPAIAIKRMEVLRDGAAAQYGSDAIAGVLNFVLKDASEGVAVEAKHGFYTADSAEDLTTVATNIGLPLSGTGFANLSFEYSQSAPTDRSVQHGDATALIGLGIPNVAVPAKPWGSPDVSGVKAVGNFGIDLDESRSLYAFGNFARRRVETPFFYRSPMNRNGVYKTSANIYLVGGEGCQAKYDVPSTAENLLAFREAIRADDACFSFVEPYPEGFTPIFGAVMTDYSAVAGIKGVLANGLLYDVSGSVGQNNMDGFLNNTMNPSFGPDAQLRDFEVGEYTQSETNFNVDLAYPVDVGLASDLNVAGGIEWREEEFEITTGEQASWEIGPYQQYGFGTGSNGFGGFNPTASGTWDRSNIATYLDLEVEPTENWLIGGAVRWEEFDSFGSTTNVKLATGVWLTDAFALRGSVGTGFRAPTPGQSNARNVATVVNAQTNEFEERGTIGSTHPVAMALGGRELKPEESENLSLGAVLALGNGLSLTVDYFRIDVDDRIALSRTFDVSEETKAELVAAGIPEARNFTSVRYFTNDFDTRTQGVDVVLTYGWETDLGSTDLQLSFNHTETEVLGYREGSTIADEDDIDNLERGVPEMRVNLTLTHSMDQWDFLGRYSYYGDWYDDHSAADFDGYGLLDAQATYNFLSGLALTVGAENVLDEYPDLTINYGNGRKYPRYAPGGYNGALVYAKLSYAM, from the coding sequence ATGGCTTGGAAGCGCGCGCCCTTGATTAGCCGCATGGCCGCGGCCTTACTGCCCATGCTGCTCATGCTCTCGACCGCCGACGCTGCGCAGGCGCAGGCAGATGACCCTGAGGTGGAGATCGAGGAGGTCGTGGTGGTCGGGACCCGGGCGCTGCCCCGGTCGGTCGAGGATTCCCCGGTTCCAGTGGATACGATTGCCAGCGAGGATTTCGAGAGGCAAGGCGGCAGTGACATGTCCAACCTGATTCGGACGTTGGTGCCTTCCTTCCATGTCAGCGATAACCCCTCGCGGGATTTGGCGGCGTTGTTGCGACCGGTCCAGTTACGCGGTTTGGCTCCCGACCACACGCTCGTGCTAATGAACAATAAGCGCCGGCACCGCGGTTCAGTGATCCAGTGGATTTCAAATGGCGCTTCGAACGGGTCTCAGGGACCGGATATCTCAGCTATTCCTGCAATCGCCATTAAGCGAATGGAGGTACTACGCGACGGGGCGGCAGCACAGTACGGCTCCGACGCTATCGCTGGGGTGTTGAACTTCGTACTGAAGGACGCCTCGGAAGGTGTCGCAGTTGAGGCTAAGCATGGGTTCTACACGGCAGATTCCGCCGAGGACCTGACGACGGTAGCTACGAACATTGGCCTGCCGCTTTCCGGCACAGGTTTCGCCAATTTGAGCTTCGAGTACTCGCAATCGGCGCCGACAGACCGTAGCGTGCAGCATGGAGACGCGACTGCGTTGATAGGGTTAGGCATCCCGAATGTCGCGGTTCCAGCCAAGCCTTGGGGCTCGCCCGACGTCAGCGGTGTCAAGGCCGTGGGGAACTTTGGCATCGATCTTGACGAGAGTCGTTCGCTCTACGCGTTCGGCAACTTCGCGCGGCGAAGGGTGGAGACCCCGTTCTTTTATCGCAGCCCGATGAACCGCAACGGGGTCTACAAGACATCTGCGAACATCTACTTGGTTGGCGGCGAAGGCTGCCAGGCGAAGTACGACGTCCCGTCGACCGCCGAGAACCTGCTGGCTTTCCGAGAAGCCATACGTGCCGACGACGCATGTTTCTCGTTCGTTGAACCCTATCCGGAAGGGTTCACTCCAATCTTCGGCGCCGTGATGACCGACTACTCGGCGGTTGCCGGCATAAAGGGCGTCCTGGCGAACGGATTGCTCTACGACGTGTCAGGCAGTGTCGGTCAAAACAACATGGATGGCTTCCTGAACAACACGATGAATCCGTCCTTCGGACCCGACGCCCAGTTACGGGATTTCGAAGTCGGTGAATACACGCAGTCAGAAACTAACTTCAATGTCGACCTCGCCTATCCGGTTGACGTCGGTCTCGCATCCGACCTCAATGTCGCGGGCGGCATTGAATGGCGTGAGGAAGAGTTCGAAATCACGACCGGCGAGCAGGCATCGTGGGAGATCGGGCCCTACCAGCAATACGGGTTCGGTACCGGCTCAAACGGTTTCGGTGGATTCAATCCAACGGCCTCAGGTACTTGGGATCGATCCAACATCGCCACTTATCTTGACTTGGAAGTGGAGCCGACGGAGAACTGGCTAATCGGTGGTGCGGTGCGTTGGGAAGAGTTCGACAGTTTCGGCAGCACCACCAACGTCAAGCTGGCTACAGGTGTGTGGCTAACCGACGCCTTCGCATTGCGCGGGTCCGTCGGCACCGGGTTCCGGGCACCAACGCCGGGCCAGTCAAATGCCCGCAATGTAGCGACCGTGGTTAATGCGCAAACCAACGAGTTTGAGGAGCGTGGCACCATTGGTTCTACCCACCCCGTGGCCATGGCACTGGGTGGCCGGGAACTTAAACCGGAGGAGAGCGAGAACTTATCACTCGGGGCGGTGCTCGCGTTGGGTAACGGCCTAAGCTTGACGGTTGACTATTTCCGCATCGACGTCGATGACCGGATCGCCCTGTCACGTACTTTCGATGTTTCGGAAGAGACAAAGGCGGAGTTGGTGGCCGCAGGCATACCGGAAGCCAGGAACTTCACCTCGGTTCGCTACTTCACCAACGACTTCGACACCCGGACGCAAGGGGTAGATGTCGTGCTCACGTACGGGTGGGAGACCGATCTAGGCAGCACCGATCTGCAACTTTCGTTCAATCACACCGAGACGGAAGTGCTCGGCTACCGGGAAGGGTCGACGATTGCTGATGAAGATGACATCGATAACCTGGAACGCGGCGTGCCAGAGATGCGCGTGAACCTGACGTTGACCCACAGCATGGATCAGTGGGACTTTCTCGGAAGGTACAGCTACTACGGTGACTGGTACGACGACCATAGCGCGGCCGATTTCGACGGCTACGGACTGCTGGACGCTCAGGCGACGTACAACTTCTTGAGCGGCCTCGCCCTCACCGTGGGGGCCGAAAACGTGCTGGACGAATATCCTGATTTGACTATCAATTATGGTAATGGCCGCAAGTACCCGCGCTACGCGCCGGGGGGATACAACGGTGCGCTGGTTTACGCCAAGCTCAGTTACGCGATGTAA
- a CDS encoding indolepyruvate ferredoxin oxidoreductase subunit alpha codes for MAERSFAKEVQDLRIGAGQEFRGEGILAITKALLECGVGYVGGYQGAPVSHLIDVLSDAEDILDELGVHFEANASESAAAAMLAASVNYPIRGAVTFKGPVGANVAADALANLSSGGVMGGAMVILGEDYGEGSSIMQERTHAFATKSQLWLLDPRPNLPSIVRTVQRGFELSEASNTPVILQVRIRACHVYGAFQAGDNQRPPLTVREALEDPQRRTERITLPPFTYQHEIEKVAERMPAAARFIEEQRLNECFGGEGEVGIILQGGMYNGVIRALQRLDLADAYGKSEIPLYVLNVTYPLVDTEVLEFCSGKRAVLVVEEGQPAYIEEAIGALLYRHQGSSTLVGKGTLPMAGEYTGTVLMDGVTRFLREYGNGLLPEAHRPTNGHAEDSDDEGLSSAVPIRPPGFCTGCPERPIFAATKLVEESLGPHHIAGDIGCHLFSILPPFEIGSTTMGYGLGPASAAALSAKGARRSISFIGDGGLWHNGLTSSIGNAVYNESDNVIVVVDNFYSAATGGQDVLSSRADRASKSTHHSIADAIRGLGVRWVKEVDRTYDVKRLKDLLTDALTTEEKGPKVIIASSECMLNKQRRERPQRNTAIKEGKRVVVPRFGVDEDVCTGDHACMRLSGCPSLSVKSLDDPLRDDPVAYIDESCVGCGNCGEVADAAVLCPSFHRVDVVHNPRPRDRFLSRVSDVFIGALQQWRDRRRLVFKERG; via the coding sequence ATGGCCGAGCGCTCGTTCGCGAAGGAAGTACAGGATCTCCGGATCGGCGCCGGACAGGAATTCCGTGGTGAGGGAATTCTGGCGATCACCAAGGCCCTGCTGGAATGCGGGGTCGGCTACGTCGGCGGCTACCAGGGGGCGCCAGTCTCGCACCTCATCGACGTGCTTTCGGACGCGGAAGACATTCTCGACGAGCTCGGAGTCCATTTCGAAGCCAACGCCTCGGAATCTGCCGCCGCCGCCATGCTGGCGGCTTCGGTCAATTACCCGATTCGCGGTGCCGTCACGTTCAAAGGGCCGGTTGGGGCCAACGTAGCGGCAGACGCGTTGGCGAACCTGTCATCGGGCGGCGTCATGGGTGGCGCGATGGTCATCCTCGGCGAGGATTACGGCGAGGGCTCTTCGATCATGCAGGAGCGCACCCACGCCTTCGCCACGAAGTCCCAGCTGTGGCTTCTCGATCCGCGGCCCAATCTGCCGTCCATCGTACGAACCGTGCAAAGAGGTTTCGAGCTGTCTGAGGCGTCCAATACGCCGGTGATCCTGCAGGTCCGGATCCGCGCTTGCCACGTCTACGGAGCGTTCCAGGCAGGCGACAACCAACGTCCTCCCCTCACCGTGCGCGAGGCGCTGGAGGATCCGCAGCGCCGCACCGAACGCATCACGCTCCCACCATTCACGTACCAGCACGAAATCGAGAAGGTGGCCGAGCGCATGCCAGCGGCAGCTCGCTTCATTGAGGAGCAGCGACTGAACGAGTGTTTTGGCGGTGAAGGGGAAGTCGGGATCATCCTGCAGGGAGGCATGTACAACGGCGTCATCCGGGCGCTGCAGCGGCTGGACCTCGCCGACGCGTACGGCAAGAGCGAAATCCCACTCTACGTGCTCAACGTGACCTATCCGCTGGTAGACACGGAAGTTCTTGAATTTTGCTCCGGCAAACGGGCAGTCCTGGTCGTGGAGGAGGGACAGCCCGCCTATATCGAGGAGGCCATCGGTGCCCTCCTCTACCGGCATCAGGGTTCCAGCACGTTGGTGGGAAAAGGCACCCTTCCCATGGCCGGCGAGTACACCGGGACCGTGCTGATGGACGGAGTGACCCGGTTTCTCCGGGAATACGGGAATGGCCTTCTTCCCGAAGCTCATCGCCCGACCAACGGCCATGCGGAAGATTCGGATGACGAGGGTCTCTCGTCTGCTGTCCCCATCCGTCCGCCCGGGTTCTGCACTGGATGCCCGGAACGTCCCATTTTCGCCGCGACCAAGCTCGTCGAAGAAAGCCTCGGCCCGCACCACATCGCCGGCGACATCGGCTGCCACCTGTTCTCAATTCTGCCTCCCTTTGAAATTGGCTCGACCACGATGGGCTACGGCCTCGGACCTGCCTCCGCCGCCGCGCTGAGCGCAAAGGGGGCGCGGCGGTCTATCAGCTTCATCGGCGACGGCGGACTTTGGCACAACGGCCTGACATCCTCCATCGGGAACGCGGTCTACAACGAGAGCGACAACGTGATCGTCGTGGTGGACAACTTCTATTCCGCCGCGACCGGCGGCCAGGATGTCCTCTCTTCCCGGGCGGACAGGGCTTCGAAGTCAACCCATCATTCGATTGCGGACGCAATCCGCGGACTGGGCGTGCGGTGGGTCAAGGAAGTCGACCGGACGTACGACGTGAAGCGGTTGAAGGACCTGCTGACCGATGCGCTAACGACGGAGGAAAAGGGCCCGAAAGTCATCATTGCCTCCTCAGAGTGCATGCTGAACAAACAGCGGAGGGAACGGCCGCAAAGGAACACCGCCATCAAGGAAGGGAAACGGGTGGTCGTTCCGCGGTTTGGGGTGGACGAGGACGTCTGCACGGGCGACCACGCCTGCATGCGCTTGTCGGGCTGCCCGTCGCTTTCCGTGAAGAGTTTGGACGACCCTCTGCGCGATGACCCTGTGGCCTACATCGACGAAAGCTGCGTCGGCTGCGGCAATTGTGGCGAAGTCGCGGACGCGGCGGTGCTGTGCCCTTCGTTCCACCGGGTCGACGTCGTCCACAACCCCAGACCGAGGGACCGTTTCCTGTCCCGGGTCTCCGATGTCTTCATCGGTGCCCTTCAGCAATGGCGTGACCGGCGCCGGCTTGTCTTCAAGGAGCGAGGATGA
- a CDS encoding indolepyruvate oxidoreductase subunit beta family protein, producing MSNSDIVKIAILAVGGQGGGVLTGWIVALAEANGWRVQSTAVAGVAQRTGATIYYLEMCPSGEQAPVFALAPAAGDVDVLIAAELMEAGRAVLRGFVTPDRTTLIASTHRIHAVSEKVVPGDGQAPEDRVFAAMERSAKRVIAADFQRMAVEAGSVISASLFGALARADVLPFPQQSFVGVVQDSGRGVEASVRAFEAALADNEPTDQATEMGRMPPRGPNHLVAGWNALEARVSALPGPVRQMADTGLRHVVDFQDLSYGKEYLDHLDRFVSRDDGAFVLSVTAAKYLANAMVYDDVIRVADLKTRRARFTRVREDMQLGASDVAHITEFMHPRVEEACGTLPAPLGAWIEARPPLARWLDRRINKGRKVRTSGLFWFALLYVVAGLKRWRRGTYRHRIETEHLDAWIDLALTTASDDRALAAEVLACRRLIKGYSDTRVRGESKFDAVLRALPLLKDRGDAADVLRRLREAALQDEHGHAFDAELEAFASVAPASP from the coding sequence ATGAGCAATTCCGACATCGTCAAGATCGCGATCCTCGCTGTTGGCGGACAGGGCGGAGGCGTGCTCACGGGCTGGATCGTTGCGCTGGCTGAGGCCAACGGATGGCGGGTGCAGTCGACCGCCGTTGCGGGGGTGGCCCAACGCACCGGCGCCACGATCTACTACCTCGAAATGTGTCCGTCGGGGGAGCAGGCCCCGGTATTCGCGCTCGCCCCGGCAGCCGGCGATGTCGATGTCTTGATTGCCGCCGAGCTGATGGAAGCCGGGCGCGCAGTGCTCCGGGGGTTCGTGACGCCCGACCGCACGACGTTGATCGCGTCCACGCACCGGATTCATGCCGTTTCGGAAAAGGTAGTGCCGGGCGACGGGCAGGCACCTGAGGACCGGGTCTTCGCTGCAATGGAAAGGTCGGCCAAGCGCGTCATCGCCGCCGATTTCCAGCGCATGGCGGTAGAGGCCGGCTCCGTCATTTCCGCCAGTCTCTTCGGGGCGCTGGCGCGAGCCGACGTGCTGCCATTTCCGCAGCAGAGCTTTGTTGGCGTGGTTCAGGACTCCGGCCGCGGCGTCGAAGCGAGCGTCCGGGCATTCGAAGCGGCCCTAGCGGACAACGAGCCAACCGATCAGGCAACGGAAATGGGGCGAATGCCGCCGCGGGGCCCGAATCACCTGGTGGCGGGATGGAACGCGCTTGAGGCCCGCGTGTCGGCGCTGCCCGGACCCGTACGGCAGATGGCGGATACCGGTCTCCGGCACGTGGTCGATTTCCAGGACCTGTCGTACGGCAAGGAGTATCTGGACCATCTCGACCGGTTCGTGTCGCGTGACGACGGGGCCTTCGTCCTGTCAGTCACCGCCGCCAAGTACCTCGCCAATGCGATGGTCTACGACGATGTCATCCGGGTGGCAGACCTGAAGACCCGCCGGGCACGTTTCACCCGCGTGCGGGAGGACATGCAACTGGGAGCCAGTGACGTTGCCCATATCACCGAGTTCATGCATCCGCGGGTCGAGGAGGCATGTGGAACCCTGCCGGCACCGCTGGGTGCCTGGATCGAAGCCCGGCCCCCGCTAGCCCGGTGGCTCGATCGGCGGATCAACAAGGGACGAAAGGTTCGGACAAGCGGCCTGTTCTGGTTTGCCCTGCTCTACGTTGTTGCAGGCCTGAAGCGCTGGCGGCGCGGCACCTACCGCCACCGGATCGAGACGGAGCATCTCGACGCCTGGATAGACCTGGCATTGACCACGGCATCCGATGACCGGGCGCTCGCTGCCGAGGTCCTCGCCTGCCGGAGACTGATCAAGGGGTATTCCGATACCCGGGTGCGCGGCGAGTCCAAGTTCGACGCCGTGCTGCGGGCATTGCCCCTGCTGAAGGACCGCGGCGACGCGGCTGATGTGCTGCGCCGGTTGCGCGAAGCAGCCTTGCAGGACGAACACGGACACGCGTTCGATGCCGAGCTTGAAGCGTTCGCATCCGTCGCACCGGCCTCGCCCTAG
- a CDS encoding TRAP transporter large permease: MDWVLPLTLMLGGLGALLMLGVPVAFAFLAVTVAGAWEILGGEQGLVQLARSAAQSIANFQLAPIPLFILMGELLFQTGVARRAIDAIERVVARVPGRLSVVTVFGGTIFAALSGSTIANTAMLGSTLLPRMLSKGYHSSMAMGPIMASGAIAMLIPPSALAVLVGSLAGISIAGLMLAGVVPALLLAALFVTYIVVRCTVSPTLAPPDDGDTMTAGSRWRPFLVYVAPLSLVFVAVIGSLLAGWATPTESAALGCVAALVASAAYGSLTRERLGHALMETVKLSAMILFIIAASQTFSQVLSFSGATSGLIQTIERYHLSEIEVLLGIVVLLLFLGCFIDQVSMLMVTVPIFVPLSAEAGIDPLILGVVYLLTMEIALLTPPFGLLLFVMRGVAPEGFDMRQVYAAVGPFVVIKLLVLALLLWQPGVGTWLPGQVTR, translated from the coding sequence GTGGACTGGGTACTCCCGCTCACGCTGATGTTGGGTGGCCTCGGCGCCCTGCTGATGCTGGGCGTGCCCGTGGCGTTCGCCTTCCTTGCGGTGACGGTGGCAGGCGCGTGGGAGATTCTGGGGGGAGAGCAGGGGCTGGTGCAGCTTGCCCGAAGCGCCGCCCAGAGTATTGCCAACTTCCAGCTCGCGCCGATCCCGCTGTTCATCCTGATGGGGGAACTGCTGTTCCAGACCGGTGTCGCTCGCAGGGCGATCGATGCGATCGAGCGCGTGGTTGCACGAGTTCCCGGGCGCTTGTCCGTGGTCACCGTCTTCGGCGGGACGATCTTCGCCGCCCTTTCAGGATCCACCATTGCGAACACCGCCATGCTGGGTTCGACGCTGCTCCCCAGGATGTTGTCCAAGGGATACCACTCCTCAATGGCGATGGGACCGATCATGGCTTCGGGTGCGATCGCCATGCTGATTCCGCCCTCGGCCCTGGCGGTCTTGGTGGGCAGTCTGGCCGGAATCTCGATCGCTGGCCTCATGCTTGCTGGCGTGGTGCCAGCGCTGCTGCTGGCGGCGCTCTTCGTCACCTACATTGTGGTTCGCTGCACCGTATCGCCTACGCTCGCGCCGCCGGATGACGGCGATACCATGACTGCCGGCAGCCGTTGGCGACCGTTCCTCGTCTACGTCGCCCCGCTGTCGCTGGTGTTTGTCGCCGTGATCGGGAGCCTGCTGGCGGGGTGGGCAACGCCGACCGAAAGCGCAGCGCTCGGTTGCGTGGCGGCGCTGGTCGCGAGCGCGGCCTACGGATCGCTTACGCGGGAGCGGCTGGGCCATGCGCTGATGGAAACGGTCAAGCTGTCGGCGATGATCCTGTTCATCATTGCCGCAAGCCAGACCTTCAGCCAGGTGTTGAGCTTCTCCGGAGCCACTTCCGGTTTGATCCAGACGATCGAGCGTTACCACCTTTCGGAGATCGAGGTGCTGCTTGGCATCGTCGTGCTTCTTCTGTTCCTCGGCTGCTTCATCGATCAGGTCTCGATGCTGATGGTGACCGTGCCCATCTTCGTGCCGTTGTCGGCTGAGGCCGGAATCGATCCGCTGATCCTGGGCGTCGTCTACCTGCTGACGATGGAGATCGCGTTGCTGACGCCGCCCTTCGGGTTACTCCTCTTCGTGATGCGCGGCGTGGCTCCCGAGGGGTTCGACATGCGGCAGGTGTACGCCGCGGTGGGCCCGTTCGTGGTCATCAAGCTGCTGGTGCTCGCGCTGCTCCTGTGGCAGCCAGGCGTGGGCACGTGGCTGCCTGGACAGGTGACGCGGTAG
- a CDS encoding TRAP transporter small permease, producing the protein MKGVLERVFDAVLRTLARLAAAVFACVAVLIPIDLVLRNAFDASIYGLLDAIEYGLLAATFLAAPWVLSINAHVSVDLLVAALAGRPRQLADTLANLVGAGTAAVFLWFAVVAAAQSIERGTMIRTAFVIPEWWVLALAPVSMGLILIEFARRLLRGGGANVRTGL; encoded by the coding sequence GTGAAGGGCGTGCTTGAACGGGTGTTCGACGCGGTGCTGCGAACGCTGGCCCGGCTGGCGGCCGCGGTATTCGCTTGTGTGGCGGTGTTGATCCCCATCGACCTGGTCCTGCGCAACGCGTTCGATGCGTCGATTTACGGGCTGCTCGATGCGATCGAGTACGGACTGCTGGCAGCGACCTTCCTGGCAGCGCCCTGGGTGCTATCGATCAATGCCCACGTCTCCGTGGATCTGTTGGTGGCTGCCCTTGCAGGTAGGCCTCGCCAGCTCGCCGACACGCTCGCCAACCTGGTGGGTGCAGGCACGGCCGCGGTCTTCCTTTGGTTCGCCGTTGTCGCCGCGGCGCAGTCGATCGAACGCGGGACGATGATCCGGACGGCGTTCGTCATTCCCGAGTGGTGGGTCCTTGCGCTGGCGCCAGTGTCAATGGGGCTCATTCTCATTGAATTCGCCCGCCGGCTTCTGCGCGGTGGCGGTGCCAACGTCAGGACCGGGCTGTAG